In a genomic window of Roseiflexus castenholzii DSM 13941:
- a CDS encoding biotin--[acetyl-CoA-carboxylase] ligase, whose translation MSPLPEDLDLITLRRQLDTRIIGAMLMRYERVASTNDIARARARNGYPEGLVVLTEEQSAGRGRLGRTWVSAYGDALLLSILLRPVWLPPGEAFSLTMMAGVALCEAVEHVASVRAHLKWPNDLLLFVDGKWRKSAGILTEVSVNGDTLEWAVVGMGVNVNQAPDSTINGRNLQQTATCISAAAGQRISRTALLEALLTTLDERYAQIRSGERAALFAAWRARLMHMGEPVTVTLPGGELHGIAEDVAPDGTLLLRDATGVLHAVHTGDVGF comes from the coding sequence ATGAGCCCGCTTCCAGAAGACCTTGATCTGATCACGCTCCGACGCCAGCTCGACACGCGCATCATCGGCGCCATGCTGATGCGCTATGAGCGAGTGGCGTCCACCAACGACATCGCCAGAGCGCGCGCGCGCAACGGCTATCCCGAAGGATTGGTCGTGCTGACGGAAGAACAATCGGCGGGGCGCGGTCGCCTCGGACGCACCTGGGTGTCAGCCTATGGCGATGCGTTGTTGCTGTCAATTCTGCTGCGCCCGGTCTGGCTTCCGCCAGGCGAGGCGTTCTCGCTCACAATGATGGCCGGCGTCGCCCTCTGCGAAGCAGTTGAACATGTCGCTTCGGTGCGCGCCCACCTGAAATGGCCCAATGATCTGTTGCTGTTTGTCGATGGCAAATGGCGCAAAAGCGCAGGTATTCTGACTGAGGTCAGCGTGAACGGCGATACTCTTGAGTGGGCAGTGGTGGGAATGGGAGTAAACGTCAATCAGGCGCCTGACAGTACGATCAACGGGCGTAATCTGCAACAGACGGCGACATGCATCAGCGCTGCGGCTGGTCAACGCATCTCGCGCACCGCCCTGCTCGAAGCATTGCTGACAACGCTCGATGAACGCTACGCACAGATTCGGTCAGGTGAGCGCGCGGCGCTGTTCGCCGCCTGGCGTGCGCGCCTGATGCACATGGGTGAACCGGTGACCGTGACGCTGCCCGGCGGCGAGTTGCACGGCATTGCAGAGGATGTCGCCCCCGACGGCACACTGTTGCTGCGCGACGCCACCGGTGTTCTGCACGCCGTACACACCGGCGATGTAGGATTCTGA